The genomic stretch GATTGTCATCCCTCGTAGCGACCTCCTTGTTGTCGGCGGCCGTCGTCTCGGCCTCGCATGCAGCCACTGTAACGAACCTCTCCACCCGCGGGCTCGTGGGTACAGGCAACGACGTCATGATTCTGGGTGTCGTCGTCGAAGGCGAACCGGGGACGCACATCCCGGTCGTGTTCCGGGGAATCGGCCCCCTCCTCGGCGAGTTCGGAGTGACCAATGCGGTAGAAAATCCGTCGATCACTCTCTTCGCCGGTTCGGACGGAATCGCGGCGAACGACGACTGGATGCTCGGAGGTCAGATGAACGCGCTCGCGGCATCGGGTCTCGCACCGACCTACGAGAGCGAGGCTGCGATGGTCGCCAATCTCGCTCCCGGTGTGTACACGCTCCATTTGAGCGGTGGAACGGGCATGGGCAACGCCCTTGGGGAAGCCTACTTCATCGAAAAGAAGACGATCGTGGAAAACCTCGTGGCCGCCGGAAATTTCAACACGCTCGTGGCCGCCGTTCAGGCCGCCGACTTGGTGGACGTGTTGAACAGCGCGGGCGAGTTCAGCCCGTTCACGCTGTTCGCGCCCACCGACGAAGCATTCGCCGCCCTGCCCGCCGGCACGGTGGAGTCCTTGTTGGGCAATATTCCTGCTCTGACCAACATCCTTCTGTATCATGTCGTTCCTCGCGCTCAGGTGCTTTCGACCGACATCGCTCCCGGCCCGGTGATGACGGCCAACGGCGAGCCCGTTTCGCTCAGTCTGGAGGGCGGGGTCTTCGTCAATACCTCCCAAGTGATCGAGGCCGATTGGCTCGCGTCCAACGGCGTTATTCACCCCGTTTCGTCCGTCATTCTCCCCGGACCCGAGTCGACGACTCAGACGATCGTCCAGAATCTCGTCGCACAAGGTAACTTCTCGACACTCGTAGCCGCCGTGACCGCGGCGGGGTTGGTCGACACGCTCAACGGCGCAGGTCCATTCACGCTCTTCGCTCCGACCGACGCCGCCTTCGCGAAGCTTCCCGCCGGTACGGTCGAGGCGTTGCTCGCCGATATCCCGACTCTCACGGACATCCTGCTCTATCACGTCGTGTCCGGTGCCAAGGTGTTGAGCGGCGATGTCGTCCCGGGTGCCGTCACGATGGCGAACGGAGATCCAGCGACCTTGTCCGCCACGGGCGGTCTGAAGATCAATCAGGCCAACATCACCGGTGTGGACTGGGAGTCGAGCAACGGGGTGATTCACTTCATCGACGAAGTGATCCTTCCGCCGGCCCCCTGATTCGTCGACGTAGTTCGTTTGTTGTTTTGCCGACCCGGGGGTTCGCCCCCGGGTTTTCGTTTGTGACGGTCGCGACCTGCGTTTACGCGGGGTGGCATGACGTGTTTCCCCACTTCTCAGCGTTCGTGGATACATGCTGCCGTCGCCGGCGTGGTGCTCGCGGGCAGCGTCTCGCTCCTAGCGAAGCCGGAAGACCTCGGCCTCGAAGCCGAGCGTATGCAGCGGCTCGATCGAGTGATCGAAACGACCATCGAGGACGGACGCTTGGCCGGAACCGTTCTCTACGTGGTACGAGACGGAAAGCCGCTCGTGCGGACGTATGGAATGTTCGACGTCGAGGCGGGTACACCGATGCGGGAAGACGCGATCCTGCGCATCGCTTCGATGAGCAAGGCGATCACTTCGGTAGCCGTCATGATGCTCTACGAGGAAGGTCGTTTTCGGCTCAACGATCCGGTGTCGAGATATCTGCCGGCGTTTTCCCGACAGATCGTCGCCGTGGCGCCCCCGGCGGGTTCGCCTCCCGGCACACCCTACGGCACCGAGCCGGCGAAGCGGCCCATCACCATCCGGCATCTGCTCACGCACATGGCGGGCCTCACCTACGGCGACGGTCCGGCCGCGGCGGAATACGAGGCGGCAGGCCTCGGCGGTTGGTATTTCGCCGACAAGGACGAGACCATAGGAGAGGTGATCGATCGGCTCGCGACCTTGCCGTTGCACGGTCATCCGGGCGAGTCGTGGCAATACGGATACGCCACGGACGTGCTCGGTCGATTCGTGGAAGTCGTCTCGGGCATGCCGCTCGACCGATTCCTCGAAGAACGCATCTATCGACCCCTCGGGATGATCGACACCTGCTTCTTCCTTCCGCCCGAGAAGGCCGATCGACTGGCTCCGGTCTACGGATACGAAGGCGGAAAGCTCGTGAAGAACGAAACCTCGACGACGACCGACTACATTCACGGCCCGCGCAAGTGTTTCTCCGGTGGCGCCGGCATCCTTTCGACGGCGCACGACTACGGACGATTTCTGCAAATGCTGTTGAACGGAGGCGAACTCGACGGCGTGAGAATCTTGTCGCCCAAGACCGTCGAGCTCATGCACGCGAACCACGCGGGAGACAAGTATCGGCGAGACACGGACGCGTTCGGTCTCGGCTTCTGGGTGATTCACGACCTCGGCTTCTACGGCGAACTCGGGAGCGAGGGTGCGTACGGTTGGGGCAGTGCGTATTATCCGCAGTATCTGATCGATCCGAAGGAGCGCATGGTCGCGATGCTGCTCACGCAACTGCGGCCCAGCGGTGGGTTGGATCTGAACCAGCGTTTCAAGGTGCTGCTCTATCAAGCGCTCGACGAGTGATCGGCGATCGAGGCGATTTCGAAGTGAAAAACTGGATACGGAGTGGGACGGCGGCGGTGTGGTTCGCCGGTGCATGGGCGTGTTGCGGGGCGGCGATGCGTGAATCGACCGTGCCCTTGGCCGGTCTGCGCGAAGCTCCTCCTCGGGTGCACGCGCTGGTCGATGCGCGGATCGTGCTCGCTGCGGGCGACGTGATCGAACGAGGCACGCTCGTGGTGCGCGACGGGGTCGTCGCCGCAGTCGGGGCGGACGTCGCCGTGCCGGCGGAGGCCCGTGTTTGGGACATGGCCGGCAAGACGCTCTACCCGGGTTTCATCGAGAGTCACGCGTCGTTTGGTCTGCCGGCGGAGTGGGACACGCTCCCCGCGAGCGAGCGGTCCGGGTCGCACGCGTGGAACGAGCGCGTCGTGCCCGAGCGGCGCGTCGCCGATGCGTGGCGACCGGACGAGAAGGCGGCCGAGGGGTTGCGCAAACTCGGTTTCACCGTCGCGCACGTCGTGCCGACCCGAGGTGTGTTTCGTGGATCCTCGGCCGTGGTCTCGCTGGCTGCGGGATCGGCGCGCCGCTTGCTCTTGCAGTCGGAGACGGCGCAGATCGTCGAGTTCGAGTTCGGTGCGTATTCGGAACGCAAATACCCGACTTCGCTCATGGGTTCGATCGCGCTGGTGCGGCAGACGTTGGCCGACGCGAAGTGGCATCGGGAGATCGACGCGACCTTCGCCCGAGGAGAAGGCGTCCGGGCGGGGAGGCCTGAATTCAACCTCTCGCTCGCGGCGATCGAGCCGGTGATCGCAGGTCGACGACGGTTGCTCGTGCAGCTGCGCGACGAACTGGATTTCGACCGCGCCGTCGCCTTGGCGGAGGAGTTCGAGGTCGAGCTGTGGTTGCGGGCTTCGGGATTCGACTACCGCGTCGCGCGTCACGGCGCGGCGACCTCCATCCCCACGATCGTGCCGGTGGTGTTTCCGGAGGTCCCGTCGATCGACACGCCGGAGCAGGCGTTGGATCACTCGCTCGACCGGTTGGAGCATTGGGAACTCGCGCCGACGAATCCGGCTCGACTGGTGCAGGCGGGAGTGCCGATCGCGCTCACGAGTGCGGGATTGCGGAAGCCGGCCGACGAGTTCTGGCCCGCTTTGCGCCGCGCGATCCAGCACGGGCTGGCGCCGGACGAAGCCTTGACCGCATTGACCACTGCGCCTGTCGCCATGTTGGGCCTGGCCTCCGCGCGCGGGACCCTGCGCCCCGGCGCGAGCGCGGACGTCGTCGTGGCGGACGGCGATCTCTTCCGAGACGAAAGGGCGAAGGTCGTGATGGTCTGGATCGACGGACTACCGGTGGAGTGGGGCGAGTGGCGGCGCGACGAGATTCGCGGTCGTTGGACCGTGCGGTGGAGCGGCGTCGCCGGTCCGGCCGAGTGGACCGTCTCAGGAGGGGATGCCGCGAGCGCCGTGATCGACCTCCAAGGCGAGAAGGTATCGGTGCAACGAGAAGGAGACGTCGTGGCGCTCTCCGCACCGGCGACGTGGTTCGGGGCAGCGGCGGGCGTCTTTCGGCTCTCGGGTCGCGTGGCGCGCGACGAGATCACGGGGCACGGCGTGACACCCGGAGGCACGACGTTTTCGTGGAGCGCCGTGCGGAGCGGCGCTGCGGACGCGGGAGCGTCGAGAGCGACCTCGTCGGGAAAGGTCGAACCGGAGTCGGTTTCCTCGCAGGTGTATCCAGCCGGTGCATACGGACGCAGCGGATTGCCGGAACAGCCTGCGGTGCTGTTGATCCGCGGAGCGACGCTGTGGACCTCCGGCCCCCGGGGCGTGCTTCCGGAGACCGACATGCTGGTGGAGCGCGGACGCATCGCGCGGATCGGGCGCGGCCTGCGCGCGCCGGCGGGGGCCGTCGTGGTCGAAGCCCGCGGCAAATGGGTCACGTCGGGGATCATCGATGCGCACTCGCACGCGGGCGTGAACGGGGGTGTCAACGAAGGTGCGCAAGCGGTCACCTGCGAGGTGCGGATCGCGGACGTGCTGGATCCCACCGACATCAATCTCTATCGGCAGCTCGCGGGCGGCACGACGACCATCAACGTCCTGCACGGCTCGGCCAATCCGATCGGTGGCCAGTCGGCGGTGATCAAGCTCCGTTGGGGTGGGCGTGCGCGTGATCTGGTCTTCGAAGGCGCGACTCCGGGCGTGAAGTTCGCGTTGGGCGAGAACGTCACGCAGAAATCGATTCAGGGGGCACAGGTGCGTTACCCCGCATCGCGTATGGGCGTGCGGGAGATCATCGAGGACACCTTCGTACGGGCGCGCGAGTACGGGCGGGCACGGAGCGCGGGGACCGACGGACCTCCGCTGCGACGCGATCTCGAACTCGAGGCGGCACTGGAGATCGTCGAGAACCGGCGGCGCATCCACATCCACTCCTACCGACAGGACGAGGTGCTGATGTTCGTGCGCCTCGCGCAAGAGTGGGGACTGCGGGACGTGGTCTTTCAGCACATTCTCGAGGGGTACAAGGTCGCACCGGAAATCGCTTCCATCGGTGCAAGCGGGTCGTCGTTCGCGGACTGGTGGGCCTACAAGGCGGAGGTCAGCGACGCGATCCCGCACAACGGCGCGCTCATGCGTGAGGCGGGCGTGGGCGTGTCGTTCAACTCGGACGACGCCGAGCTGGCGCGGCGGCTCAACACCGAGGCGGCGAAGGCGACCAAGTACGGCGACGTGCCACCGGAGGAGGCGCTGAAGTTCGTGACGATCGAAGCGGCGCGGCAACTGGGCGTGGCCGACCGGGTCGGCTCGCTCGAAGCAGGCAAGGACGCGGACTTCGTGGTGTGGAGCGCGGAACCGCTCTCGACTTTCGCGCGGGCGGAGCAGACGTGGATCGACGGACGACCGTACTTCACGCTGGAGGACGACGCGCGGATGCGCGCTTCGGCGACGGCACGCCGCGCGGCTCTGGAACAGAAGATCCTCGCCGAAAAGCGGAAGAAGCCGAACGCAACGAGACCGGCGGGCGATCCCGAACCGGAGCGCGACGTGGCCCCGAAGCCCGCGGTACTGCTACTGCTCGAATCGCTCGCGCGCCGGGGGGCGGACGGCACCGGGCTCTACGGCGACGGAGCGTGCGAGTCGTGCTGCAGCGGACACGGAGGGGCTTCGCGATGAACTCGTTCGTTCGATTCGCGATGTCGTGCCTCCTGTGCGCTGCCGGTGTCGCGCACGGCTCGACGGTGCTGCCGGCGCGACCGCAGACGACGCCCGTGTTGTTGCGTGGCGGGACGGTGTTTCCCGTATCGGGACCTTCGATACAAGACGGAGAGGTGCTCTTCGCCGACGGCAAGATCGTCGCGGTGGGAAGGGCGCTGCGGGTGCCGGCCGGTACCGAGATCGTGGATACGCGTGGGAGGCACGTCTATCCGGGACTGATCGCGGCGTGCACGCGTCTCGGTTTGGCGGAGATCAGCGCGGTGCGACCGACGGTGGACACGGTGGAGCTGGGCACGATGAACCCTTCGGTGCGGGCGCAGGTGGCGATCAATCCGGAGAGCGCGTTGATTCCAGTGGCGCGCGCCAACGGAGTGCTCACGGCGCTTTCTGTGCCGGCGGTGCGTCCGCATTTGATCGCGGGCACTTCCGCGTTGATCCGGCTCGACGGCTGGACGTGGGAGGACATGACGTTGCGCGCCGAGGCGGCGTTGCACGTCTACTGGCCTTCGATGGCGGTGGATCGACGGGCGACGGCGAAGACGCCGCCGGCGACGCAGGCGGCGGAAATCTCGGCGACCATCGCTTCGCTCGACGAGGCGCTGGCGCAGGCACGGGCCTATGCCGCGGAGCGAGCCGGCGCGGGTGCGGAGGCGAAGCCGATCGATCTTTCTTTGGCGGCGCTCGTGCCGGTCGTGCGCGGCGAACGCAAAGTGTTCGTGCACGCGGACGAGGTGAAGCAGATCCTCGCCGCTCTGGCGTGGGCGAAGCGGCAGGGGCTGTCGATCACGCTCGTGGGTGCGGTCGATGCATGGCGTGTGGTGGACGCGATTCGAGAGGCGGGTGTCGGCGTGGTGCTGACGGGCGTCAATCGGCTGCCGTTGCGGCGCGACGATCCCTACGACGCGGTCTTCGCGTTACCGGCTGCGCTGCACGCGGCGGGCGTATCCTTCTGCATATCGACGCATCCCGATGCCACTTCCGGCTTCGGCAACGAGCGAAACGTGCCCTACGAGGCCGCGAAGGCGGTGGGTTACGGGTTGCCCGCGGAAGTCGCGCTCGCTTCGGTGACGTTGGAAGCGGCGCGGATGCTCGGGGTCGGCGACGCACTCGGTTCGCTCGAGGTCGGGAAGCGGGCGACGTTGATCGTGACGGACGGCGACATCCTGCAGATTCCCACGAGGGTGGAAGCGGCGTTCGTCGACGGTGCACGGATCGATCTGCGGAGCCGTCACACCGAGCTGTACGAGAAGTACCTCGAGCGGATCGAAAGACTCCGCTCGAGGTAGTCGGAGAATGGATACGGCGAAGAGGCGGGCTCCTCAGGCGGTCGCCGCGGGCGCCTTGCGCTTGTGGATGGCGATGCAGTTGCCGTCGGGGTCGGCGATCACGGCCATGCGGCACACGGGGCTGTCGGCGGGATCGATGACGAACTTCACGCCGTGGGCCCGCAGGTGCTCGGCGGCGGCGTCGACGTCCTCCACCTCGAGGGCGACGGCGGGCCCGTCTCCGGAGGGTTTCCACTGCGGAGCGCCGTTGGTGATGGCGAGTGTGGCGGAGCCGATGCCGTACTCGACCCAACCGCCTTCGCCTTCGATCCAAGTGTCGCCGGTTTGGAGGCCGAGCACGCCTTCGTAGAAAGCGCGCGAGCGTGCGAGGTCAGTTACGGGATAGCCGGTGAAGGGAATGCCGGTGATGCGGATCATGACGGGATTGTGTGTGGGTGTGGGCGGAAGACGCGGGAAACGGGGTGGGTGATTCGACGACGAAGACGAGCACGCCGTTGGGATCGCGCGCGACGAAGAGGGTGTGACCGTCGGGTCCCGTGTGTGGATCATCGACGATCTCGACCCCGGCGAGCGTCATGGCGGCGTGGTGCCGGGCGACGTCGTCGACATGGATCTCGAGCCACGTGCCGTGGCCCCGCGTGGCGCCTCGCAGGGCGGCGAGTCGGGCGTGTCCGCCCCCCCGCAGGAGAAGGAGTCTGTCGCCGTGCGGGCCTACGAGAGAGGCGCGGTCCGAGTCGACTTCATCGGCGACGAAGCCGAAGTGTTCGTGGTAGAACGTGCAGGTGGCCGCGAGATGTTCGGTGACGAAGCCCGCCGTGACGACGCCGGCGGCAGGAGGGGGGATGGAGGCGGTGTCGTGCATCGCGTCGAAGGGTGCCGGAGAGCGATGACAGCCCTATGTCAGGAGGGTTTCGCGGATTTCGACGCCGGCGTGTCGCGAGAGTGCCTTTTGTGCGAGCAGGCGCACTTCGCTGCGCAGTGCCTCGGGCTCGAGCGCTTCGGCGTCACCGCCGTAGGAGAGCAGCCAATGCGCGAGCCAGGTGTAGGAGAACGTCCGGATCGTGGCGGTGACGCCCGTTTCGTCGCGCTCTTCTTCTTGGAGGCCGATGAAGGACTCGCGCCGGGCACGTTCGGCGGCGCGGTGCGAGAAGCGTATGCGAGCGGCGAGCAGACCGGCTTCGGCGTGGTTTTCCTCCAAGTAGCGGGGAAGGGAGAAGTCCGGCCGAGGGGCGAAGCGTTCGCCGAGCAGTTCGAGGCGGCGGATGCGTTCGAGTTTGAACTGCCTGAGATCGGCGCGCACACGGCACCAAGCGACGAGATACCATGCTCCTTGGTAGAACGTGACACCGAGAGGTTCGACGTCGCGGAGCGATGAAGCGGGGCGGCCGGCGCCATGGTAGTCGAGCCGGAGCACCCAGCGGCCGACGATGGCGTGCTGGATGGGAAGGAGGACGCGTTGGTCGGGAGATTCGGGGTCGTTTCCGGTGGAGTGGATGGCGGTCGAAGCGGCGAGGCGATCGACGTCGTCCTGTCGATCGCGCGGAAGGACGGAGCGGATCTTGAGCAAGGCGTTGCGCATCGGCTCGGCGAGGGAGGCGTCGGTGAAGTGTTTCACCATCTCGCCGCCGACGAAGAGAGCCATCGCTTCCTCGGCGGCGAACATCACGGGAGGGAGGTGGTAGCCCTTCATCAACGTGTAGCCGACGCCCGCCTCGCCGGAGACGGGGACGCCGGCTTCGGAGAGGGCGGCGACGTCGCGGTAGATCGTGCGGACGCTGACTTCGAAGTGGCTCGCGAGTTCTTCGGCGCGCACGAGGCGGCGGCCTTGGAGGAACATCACGATGGCGACGAGGCGGTCCGTGCGGTTCATGGGCCGCAGGGTGTGGTCCGGAGCGGTGTGGCTCCAAGCCCGAATTGTGCGGCGTGGGTAGAGCGACGAGGAACGGAGGTCGGCGTCGGTCAGTTCAAGAGAGCGGCTTCGGCGTGCGATCGCTTCTTGCCGCGACCAGCGGGCGGACGTCGAGTCTCTCGCGCGGCAAGGGCCTCGGCGGGGGCACGGGAAGGCGGTGCGCCGGCCGGTGTGAGCACGAAGCGGGAGACGACTCCGTGCATGCGAGCGGCGAGCTCGGCCAAGTGTTCGGCGGATTGCGAAGTGTTGGCGGCGGCCTCGGTGGAGCTGCGCGCGGCTTCGGAGACGCCGAGGATGTTCTCGGCGATTTGGGAGCTTCCCTGTGAGGCTTCGGCGGAGTTGCCGGATATCTCGTTCATCGTGGCGGCCTGTTCTTCGACCGAGGAAGCGATCACGGACTGGATCTGGCTGATGCGGTCGATCACGGCGTTGATTTCTCCGATGGCGGCGACGGCGGTGCCGGTGTCTTGTTGAATGCCTTCCACGCGCGTGCGGATCTCGTCGGTGGCGACGGCGGTCTGCTTGGCGAGTTCCTTCACCTCGGAGGCGACGACGGCGAAGCCTTTGCCGGCCTCCCCGGCGCGGGCGGCTTCGATCGTGGCGTTGAGCGCGAGGAGGTTGGTTTGTTCGGCGATCGAGGTGATGAGCTTGATCACGTTGCCGATCCGGCGACTGGAGTCGCCGAGCTTCACGATCGTGGAGTTGGTGTCGGCGGCTACCGTTGCGGCTTCGGTGGCGACACGTGCGGCGTCGGCGGCTTGCTTGGCGATCTCGCGGATGGAGGCGGTCATCTCTTCGGCGGCCGTGGCGACGGTGGCGACATTGCCGCTCACTTGGGTGGCGGCGCCTGCGACGCTACCGGCTTGGGCGGCAGTCTCCTCGGAGTTGGACGTGACTTGAGTGCTGACGGCGCTGAGTTCCTGGGAGGCGGCGGAGAGTGCCTCGGAGTTTTCGCGCACGGTGCGCATGTTCTCCTCGAGTTGTTCGACCATCGTGTTGATGGCGGTGCAGATGCGGCCGATCTCGTCGCCGGAAGTCACCTCCAAACGCGGAGTCAGATCGCGGCGGGCGACGGTCTCGATCACGTCCATGGCCCGGGTGAGCGGGCGGGTGATGCGGCGCGTGATGACGAAGGCCACGACGATGCCGGAGGCGAGGGCGGAGAGCACACCGACGAGCACGAGAGAGGAGCTCGCGCGCAGCACGGAAGAGTTTTCGGCGGAGACGCGGGTGAGGGCGTCTTCCGCGTCGTGCAGCAGGGCGGCGCACGTTTCCTCCA from Opitutales bacterium ASA1 encodes the following:
- a CDS encoding VOC family protein, whose amino-acid sequence is MIRITGIPFTGYPVTDLARSRAFYEGVLGLQTGDTWIEGEGGWVEYGIGSATLAITNGAPQWKPSGDGPAVALEVEDVDAAAEHLRAHGVKFVIDPADSPVCRMAVIADPDGNCIAIHKRKAPAATA
- a CDS encoding YafY family protein; protein product: MNRTDRLVAIVMFLQGRRLVRAEELASHFEVSVRTIYRDVAALSEAGVPVSGEAGVGYTLMKGYHLPPVMFAAEEAMALFVGGEMVKHFTDASLAEPMRNALLKIRSVLPRDRQDDVDRLAASTAIHSTGNDPESPDQRVLLPIQHAIVGRWVLRLDYHGAGRPASSLRDVEPLGVTFYQGAWYLVAWCRVRADLRQFKLERIRRLELLGERFAPRPDFSLPRYLEENHAEAGLLAARIRFSHRAAERARRESFIGLQEEERDETGVTATIRTFSYTWLAHWLLSYGGDAEALEPEALRSEVRLLAQKALSRHAGVEIRETLLT
- a CDS encoding serine hydrolase domain-containing protein; translated protein: MTCFPTSQRSWIHAAVAGVVLAGSVSLLAKPEDLGLEAERMQRLDRVIETTIEDGRLAGTVLYVVRDGKPLVRTYGMFDVEAGTPMREDAILRIASMSKAITSVAVMMLYEEGRFRLNDPVSRYLPAFSRQIVAVAPPAGSPPGTPYGTEPAKRPITIRHLLTHMAGLTYGDGPAAAEYEAAGLGGWYFADKDETIGEVIDRLATLPLHGHPGESWQYGYATDVLGRFVEVVSGMPLDRFLEERIYRPLGMIDTCFFLPPEKADRLAPVYGYEGGKLVKNETSTTTDYIHGPRKCFSGGAGILSTAHDYGRFLQMLLNGGELDGVRILSPKTVELMHANHAGDKYRRDTDAFGLGFWVIHDLGFYGELGSEGAYGWGSAYYPQYLIDPKERMVAMLLTQLRPSGGLDLNQRFKVLLYQALDE
- a CDS encoding amidohydrolase family protein yields the protein MRESTVPLAGLREAPPRVHALVDARIVLAAGDVIERGTLVVRDGVVAAVGADVAVPAEARVWDMAGKTLYPGFIESHASFGLPAEWDTLPASERSGSHAWNERVVPERRVADAWRPDEKAAEGLRKLGFTVAHVVPTRGVFRGSSAVVSLAAGSARRLLLQSETAQIVEFEFGAYSERKYPTSLMGSIALVRQTLADAKWHREIDATFARGEGVRAGRPEFNLSLAAIEPVIAGRRRLLVQLRDELDFDRAVALAEEFEVELWLRASGFDYRVARHGAATSIPTIVPVVFPEVPSIDTPEQALDHSLDRLEHWELAPTNPARLVQAGVPIALTSAGLRKPADEFWPALRRAIQHGLAPDEALTALTTAPVAMLGLASARGTLRPGASADVVVADGDLFRDERAKVVMVWIDGLPVEWGEWRRDEIRGRWTVRWSGVAGPAEWTVSGGDAASAVIDLQGEKVSVQREGDVVALSAPATWFGAAAGVFRLSGRVARDEITGHGVTPGGTTFSWSAVRSGAADAGASRATSSGKVEPESVSSQVYPAGAYGRSGLPEQPAVLLIRGATLWTSGPRGVLPETDMLVERGRIARIGRGLRAPAGAVVVEARGKWVTSGIIDAHSHAGVNGGVNEGAQAVTCEVRIADVLDPTDINLYRQLAGGTTTINVLHGSANPIGGQSAVIKLRWGGRARDLVFEGATPGVKFALGENVTQKSIQGAQVRYPASRMGVREIIEDTFVRAREYGRARSAGTDGPPLRRDLELEAALEIVENRRRIHIHSYRQDEVLMFVRLAQEWGLRDVVFQHILEGYKVAPEIASIGASGSSFADWWAYKAEVSDAIPHNGALMREAGVGVSFNSDDAELARRLNTEAAKATKYGDVPPEEALKFVTIEAARQLGVADRVGSLEAGKDADFVVWSAEPLSTFARAEQTWIDGRPYFTLEDDARMRASATARRAALEQKILAEKRKKPNATRPAGDPEPERDVAPKPAVLLLLESLARRGADGTGLYGDGACESCCSGHGGASR
- a CDS encoding amidohydrolase; this encodes MNSFVRFAMSCLLCAAGVAHGSTVLPARPQTTPVLLRGGTVFPVSGPSIQDGEVLFADGKIVAVGRALRVPAGTEIVDTRGRHVYPGLIAACTRLGLAEISAVRPTVDTVELGTMNPSVRAQVAINPESALIPVARANGVLTALSVPAVRPHLIAGTSALIRLDGWTWEDMTLRAEAALHVYWPSMAVDRRATAKTPPATQAAEISATIASLDEALAQARAYAAERAGAGAEAKPIDLSLAALVPVVRGERKVFVHADEVKQILAALAWAKRQGLSITLVGAVDAWRVVDAIREAGVGVVLTGVNRLPLRRDDPYDAVFALPAALHAAGVSFCISTHPDATSGFGNERNVPYEAAKAVGYGLPAEVALASVTLEAARMLGVGDALGSLEVGKRATLIVTDGDILQIPTRVEAAFVDGARIDLRSRHTELYEKYLERIERLRSR